From Ipomoea triloba cultivar NCNSP0323 chromosome 5, ASM357664v1, the proteins below share one genomic window:
- the LOC116020171 gene encoding 26S proteasome regulatory subunit 7 homolog A-like → MAPARESEDEIKDEKNPRPLDEDDIALLKTYGLGPYSTSIKKAEKEIKEMAKKINDLCGIKESDTGLAAPSQWDLVSDKQMMQEEQPLQVARCTKIISPNTEEAKYVINVKQIAKFVVGLGDKVSPTDIEEGMRVGVDRNKYQIQIPLPPKIDPSVTMMTVEEKPDVTYNDVGGCKEQIEKMREVVELPMLHPEKFVKLGIDPPKGVLCYGPPGTGKTLLARAVANRTDACFIRVIGSELVQKYVGEGARMVRELFQMARSKKACIVFFDEVDAIGGARFDDGVGGDNEVQRTMLEIVNQLDGFDARGNIKVLMATNRPDTLDPALLRPGRLDRKVEFGLPDLESRTQIFKIHTRTMNCERDIRFELLARLCPNSTGADIRSVCTEAGMYAIRARRKTVTEKDFLDAVNKVIKGYQKFSATPKYMVYN, encoded by the exons ATGGCACCTGCCCGGGAATCGGAGGATGAGATTAAGGACGAGAAGAACCCTAGGCCGCTCGATGAGGACGATATTGCTCTCCTCAAGACATAT GGCTTGGGACCTTATTCAACAAGCATAAAGAAAGCtgaaaaggaaatcaaggaaaTGGCTAAAAAGATTAATGATTTATGCG GTATAAAGGAATCTGACACTGGCTTAGCTGCACCAAGCCAATGGGATTTGGTTTCTGATAAGCAAATGATGCAGGAGGAGCAACCCCTTCAG GTGGCAAgatgtacaaaaataatcaGTCCTAATACTGAAGAAGCAAAATATGTGATAAATGTCAAACAAATAGCAAAG TTTGTTGTTGGATTGGGTGACAAAGTTTCACCAACTGATATTGAAGAGGGCATGCGAGTTGG CGTTGATCGGAATAAATATCAAATTCAGATTCCTTTGCCTCCCAAAATTGATCCAAGTGTCACCATGATGACAGTTGAGGAAAAGCCTGATGTGAcctacaatgatgttggtggatGCAAGGAACAAATTGAAAAGATGCGAGAG GTGGTTGAACTGCCAATGCTCCACCCTGAAAAGTTTGTGAAGCTCGGAATTGACCCACCTAAGGGTGTTCTCTGCTATGGTCCTCCTGGAACAGGGAAAACACTACTGGCTAGGGCAGTGGCTAATAGAACAGATGCTTGTTTTATCCGTGTCATTGGTAGTGAACTAGTCCAGAAATATGTTGGTGAAGGAGCTCGGATGGTTCGCGAACTCTTTCAG ATGGCACGCTCTAAAAAGGCTTGCATTGTGTTCTTTGACGAAGTAGATGCTATTGGGGGAGCACGATTTGATGATGGTGTAGGGGGAGACAATGAAGTTCAACGAACTATGCTTGAAATTGTGAACCAGCTTGATGGCTTTGATGCACGTGGGAATATTAAAGTACTCATGGCAACAAATAG ACCTGACACCCTTGATCCAGCACTGCTGCGTCCTGGACGGTTGGATCGCAAAGTTGAGTTTGGCTTGCCCGATCTGGAAAGCAGGACACAGATTTTCAAGATTCACACGAGGACAATGAACTGTGAAAGAGACATCCGTTTTGAACTTTTAGCTCGGCTTTGTCCTAACTCTACTG GAGCTGACATAAGAAGTGTTTGCACTGAGGCTGGAATGTACGCCATTCGAGCACGGAGGAAGACTGTTACAGAGAAGGACTTTCTAGACGCCGTCAACAAAGTCATCAAAGGGTACCAGAAATTCAGTGCCACTCCAAAATACATGGTCTACAATTGA